A genomic segment from Dermacentor silvarum isolate Dsil-2018 chromosome 11, BIME_Dsil_1.4, whole genome shotgun sequence encodes:
- the LOC119432561 gene encoding gastrula zinc finger protein XlCGF26.1-like, translating to MSDQPYFPISGGSYDGYDEAQGASHADTRQNNAWNPEGIRELPLGKRENQAAAEALVCFECGIDFACTEAFLDHMTNHITGNPEGIREQPLGQPENQAADTTLVCFECGIAFASAEAFHNHMNNHITGIPEETWEAASYHELNQAQSTTLVCHLCGIPFTDMDTLQKHNADHENLESFPCHRI from the exons ATGTCCGATCAACCCTATTTTCCAATCTCGGGCGGCAGCTACGACGGCTACGACGAAGCCCAGGGTGCAAGCCATGCCGACACTCGTCAGAACAATGCCTG GAATCCCGAAGGCATCAGAGAATTGCCGCTGGGCAAACGAGAGAACCAGGCTGCTGCCGAAGCCCTCGTGTGCTTTGAGTGCGGGATTGATTTCGCTTGCACGGAAGCCTTCCTAGATCACATGACCAACCACATTACTgg GAACCCAGAAGGCATCAGGGAACAGCCGCTGGGCCAACCAGAGAACCAGGCTGCTGACACAACCCTCGTGTGCTTTGAGTGCGGGATTGCTTTCGCTTCCGCGGAAGCCTTCCACAATCACATGAACAACCACATTACTGG AATTCCCGAAGAAACCTGGGAAGCAGCAAGCTACCACGAATTGAACCAGGCTCAGAGCACCACCCTCGTGTGCCATCTGTGTGGGATTCCTTTCACCGACATGGACACCTTACAAAAGCACAACGCCGACCACGAGAACCTGGAGAGCTTTCCCTGCCAT AGGATTTGA